One genomic region from Salvelinus fontinalis isolate EN_2023a chromosome 18, ASM2944872v1, whole genome shotgun sequence encodes:
- the LOC129815103 gene encoding bromodomain-containing protein 4-like — protein sequence MYQNGTVMVQGSEAALSSVVQDFPTLTKIAESNKEKDSTPTSPLTSGTPTAGPSSPLPAYNHQSQDHTTISLLRDRLAVIEVWVTELKEQPLSYTTTSPDTELLQDQINQCRTQLKNSVQELRESLTTALEEVKATMRRELVQVKEEMAKELSGIKRVLQHREQTVETPREKLQLPTTPNNPTTPNTPTDPPLPTTPPHTDNTLPTPPVNKKAHMETPTTERSSLAPPDTPPHAPPCTQALCTPAPDRKRNNLVKPAEVAILIDSNGKFLQEDKLFPQHKVRKICCPKTQDALHILSQPDFGTPGHIIIHTDTNNLREEQERVGSLVNRIAEMASERFPNSHITISTLLPRKDFHPHTIQKVNADITRGCGLLPNVHVAHHPTITPEHLHDHSHLRKQTLGMFTKSLKDVALGRQTPHAVLDRGPPRDPYQTTAPTRSPRPLQRHTRPSAPHRPHPPPDHHHFHRLSQTGPGPAYYPASDHHPYQTREEAPRPRPGPPPLHRAQQQDQRNYAEVVRGQENLVGLSEIKQLLQYICTKLH from the coding sequence ATGTATCAGAacggcactgtcatggtccagggcagtgAGGCTGCACTCAGCTCTGTTGTGCAGGACTTCCCCACCCTAACGAAGATAGCGGAAAGCAACAAAGAAAAGGACAGCACCCcgacctctcccctcacctcaggcaccccaacagcaggaccatcctcccccctgcctgcctacaaccaccagagccaagaccacaccaccatcagcctgttgagagacaggctggctgtgatagaggtatgggttactgagctgaaggagcagcccctcagctacaccaccaccagcccagacacagagcttctacaggaccagatcaaccagtgcaggacccagctgaagaactctgtccaggagctgagagagagccttaccacagctcttgaggaggtaaaggccaccatgaggagagagctggtgcaggtaaaggaggagatggcaaaggagttgtctggcatcaagagggtgctgcagcacagagagcagactgtagagactcctagagagaagctgcagctccccaccacccctaacaaccccaccacccctaacacccccactgacccacctttacccacaacccccccccataCCGACAACACTTTACCCACACCCCCAGTCAACAAGAAGGCTCACATGGAAACACCTACTACAGAGAGAAGCTCTCTGGCCCCCCCTGACACACCCCCACACGCCCCTCCATGTACACAGGCCCTGTGTACTCCAGCCCCAGACCGTAAACGCAATAATCTGGTAAAACCCGCTGAGGTGgccatcctcattgactcaaatgggaaattccTCCAAGAAGATAAACTCTTTCCACAACACAAGGTGCGCAAAATATGTTGCCCAAAAACACAGGATGCACTCCACATCCTGTCCCAGCCTGACTTTGGCACACCAGGCCACATTATTATTCACACCGACACCAACAACctgcgagaggagcaggagagagtaggcagcctggtcaacagaataGCAGAGATGGCCTCTGAGCGGTTCCCCAACTcccacatcaccatctccactctgctgccccGCAAAGACTTTCATCCCCATACCATTCAGAAAGTCAACGCTGACATCACCAGAGGGTGTGGCCTACTCCCAAACGTACACGTTGCTCACCACCCAACAATCACCCCAGAGCATCTGCACGACCACTCCCATCTGAGGAAACAGACATTAGGGATGTTTACCAAGTCTCTAAAGGACGTGGCACTTGGTAGACAAACACCTCATGCCGTATTGGacagaggaccacccagagacccctaccagaccactgcaccaacaaggagccccaggccccttcaacgccacaccagacccagcgcaccccacaggccccacccaccaccagaccatcaccacttccatcggcttagccagaccggaccgggcccagcctactaccccgcatcagaccaccacccctaccagaccagagaggaagccccacggcccagacctggtccccctccactccacagggcccaacagcaggaccagcgcaactacgcagaggtcgtcagaggacaggagaaccttgtaggattaagtgagattaaacagctcctccaatacatctgcactaaactgcactaa